The Brachybacterium huguangmaarense genome contains a region encoding:
- a CDS encoding carbon starvation CstA family protein, with protein sequence MSPSLPPDSSAGSSAGSSAAAVQEDPPPPVQVEEDPRSDRRWTPPTIALWIVIAVLGGVGWFMVAIARGETVNGVWFVFAAVCSYLIAYRFYSRFVQNRLVRPDDTRATPAEYAYDGKDYVPTDRRILFGHHFAAIAGAGPLVGPVLAAQMGYLPGTIWIILGVIFAGAVQDFLVLVISTRRHGRSLGKMARDELGLVGGIAAFIATLSIMLIIIAILAMVVVNSLGESAWGVYSVGLTIPIAVLMGVYLRYLRPGKVFEVSAIGVVLLLLAIVSGRWVSQTDWGQALFHLDRPVLAGIIIVYGFVAAVLPVWVLLAPRDYLSTFMKIGTIVMLAIAIVVVRPVITSPAVSEFASRTDGPVFTGALFPFLFVTIACGALSGFHAMIGSGTTPKLVEKESQMRMIGYGGMLMESFVAIMALVAAVSIDRGIYFAMNSAATATGGTAEGAAQFVSSLGLTGVDVDAATIEQTARDVGEESIVSRTGGAPTLAVGLAGIMHKLAGGPGMMAFWYHFAIMFEALFILTSVDAGTRVARFMLADLLGGVNRRFRDPSWRIGAWITTALMVAGWGSILLMGVLDPLGGINTLFPLFGIANQLLAAIALAICLVVFARKGRRWSLLIIAVPLVFTAAVTITGSYQKIFSSDPKVGYWANHVAYRDALAAGKTELGLATTVDDMQAVVFNTFVQGSLSILFVVCTIIVLLVSLWRALQALRGVNLIDTEEPRHASELFAPSGMVATPAEKELGARWRQWLDRHPEKDLESAGHHG encoded by the coding sequence GTGTCCCCGTCCCTTCCCCCTGACTCCTCCGCTGGCTCCTCCGCCGGCTCCTCCGCGGCCGCCGTCCAGGAGGACCCGCCGCCGCCCGTCCAGGTCGAGGAGGACCCCCGCTCCGACCGCCGCTGGACCCCGCCGACGATCGCCCTGTGGATCGTCATCGCCGTGCTCGGCGGCGTCGGCTGGTTCATGGTCGCGATCGCCCGCGGCGAGACGGTCAACGGCGTCTGGTTCGTCTTCGCCGCCGTCTGCAGCTACCTCATCGCCTATCGCTTCTACTCGCGCTTCGTCCAGAACCGGCTGGTCCGGCCCGACGACACGCGCGCGACCCCCGCCGAGTACGCGTACGACGGCAAGGACTACGTGCCGACCGACCGGCGCATCCTGTTCGGCCACCACTTCGCCGCGATCGCGGGCGCCGGGCCGCTCGTGGGGCCCGTGCTCGCCGCGCAGATGGGGTACCTGCCCGGCACCATCTGGATCATCCTCGGCGTCATCTTCGCGGGCGCGGTCCAGGACTTCCTCGTGCTCGTCATCTCGACCCGTCGCCACGGGCGGTCGCTCGGCAAGATGGCCCGCGACGAGCTGGGGCTGGTCGGCGGGATCGCGGCGTTCATCGCGACCCTCTCGATCATGCTCATCATCATCGCGATCCTCGCCATGGTCGTGGTCAACTCGCTGGGCGAGAGCGCGTGGGGCGTCTACAGCGTGGGTCTGACCATCCCGATCGCCGTGCTCATGGGTGTCTACCTGCGCTACCTGCGGCCCGGCAAGGTGTTCGAGGTGTCGGCCATCGGGGTGGTCCTGCTGCTGCTCGCGATCGTCTCGGGCCGCTGGGTGTCCCAGACCGACTGGGGCCAGGCGCTGTTCCACCTGGACCGTCCCGTGCTGGCCGGCATCATCATCGTCTATGGCTTCGTCGCCGCCGTGCTGCCGGTGTGGGTGCTGCTCGCCCCGCGCGACTACCTGTCGACCTTCATGAAGATCGGCACGATCGTCATGCTCGCCATCGCGATCGTCGTGGTGCGGCCCGTCATCACCTCGCCCGCGGTCTCGGAGTTCGCCTCACGCACCGACGGCCCCGTGTTCACCGGCGCGCTGTTCCCGTTCCTCTTCGTGACGATCGCGTGCGGCGCCCTCTCCGGGTTCCACGCGATGATCGGCTCGGGCACGACGCCCAAGCTCGTCGAGAAGGAATCGCAGATGCGCATGATCGGCTACGGCGGCATGCTCATGGAGTCGTTCGTGGCGATCATGGCGCTCGTCGCGGCGGTGTCGATCGACCGCGGCATCTACTTCGCGATGAACTCGGCCGCGACCGCGACGGGCGGGACCGCCGAGGGTGCGGCGCAGTTCGTGAGCTCGCTCGGCCTGACCGGCGTGGACGTCGACGCCGCGACGATCGAGCAGACGGCGCGGGACGTCGGCGAGGAGTCGATCGTCTCGCGCACGGGCGGCGCGCCGACCCTCGCGGTGGGGCTCGCCGGGATCATGCACAAGCTCGCGGGCGGGCCCGGCATGATGGCGTTCTGGTACCACTTCGCGATCATGTTCGAGGCGCTGTTCATCCTCACGAGCGTGGACGCCGGGACCCGCGTGGCCCGCTTCATGCTCGCCGACCTGCTGGGCGGGGTGAACCGGCGCTTCCGCGACCCGTCGTGGCGCATCGGCGCGTGGATCACGACCGCCCTCATGGTCGCCGGGTGGGGATCGATCCTGCTGATGGGCGTGCTCGACCCCCTGGGCGGGATCAACACGCTGTTCCCCCTGTTCGGCATCGCCAACCAGCTGCTCGCCGCGATCGCGCTCGCGATCTGCCTCGTGGTCTTCGCGCGCAAGGGCCGACGCTGGAGCCTGCTCATCATCGCCGTGCCGCTCGTCTTCACGGCGGCGGTCACCATCACCGGCTCGTACCAGAAGATCTTCTCGTCTGACCCGAAGGTGGGCTACTGGGCCAACCACGTCGCCTATCGCGACGCGCTCGCCGCCGGCAAGACCGAGCTCGGGCTCGCCACCACGGTCGACGACATGCAGGCGGTCGTGTTCAACACCTTCGTGCAGGGATCGCTGTCGATCCTGTTCGTCGTGTGCACGATCATCGTGCTGCTCGTGTCGCTGTGGCGCGCCCTGCAGGCGCTGCGCGGCGTCAACCTGATCGACACGGAGGAGCCGCGGCACGCCTCGGAGCTGTTCGCCCCGAGCGGCATGGTCGCGACCCCGGCGGAGAAGGAGCTCGGCGCGCGGTGGCGGCAGTGGCTGGACCGTCATCCCGAGAAGGACCTCGAGTCCGCGGGGCACCACGGATGA
- a CDS encoding sugar-binding transcriptional regulator: MPAARDTATVVQAARLYYDEGLSQSEVARELGLSRSNVSRILTRARERGIVEITIHDPDAPPVRDPALETAIEVAFSVSCAVVVAAGRASGLDAAARAAAALVHDRAPAVRSIGVSWGQTVQRTVAQLEPQRLRPAPRVLPLVGGLSMLDQTESGDSVQRLLAARLGARPEPLFAPALVESAAASATLQREPSIARVLAAAAGVELALVGIGSMGLHSSPHLLEGMGLTEAESDRVRAQEGAGDVCGRFVDAHGAPLGPPTSERVIAVTLEQLARIPEVVGVAAGAEKAPGVRGVLRTGVLDTVVLDAALARAVLARA, from the coding sequence ATGCCCGCTGCGCGCGACACCGCGACCGTGGTCCAGGCGGCACGGCTGTACTACGACGAGGGCCTGTCCCAGTCCGAGGTGGCCCGCGAGCTCGGGCTCTCGCGCTCGAACGTGTCGAGGATCCTCACCCGGGCGCGCGAGCGCGGCATCGTCGAGATCACGATCCACGACCCCGACGCTCCGCCCGTGCGCGACCCAGCCCTCGAGACGGCGATCGAGGTGGCGTTCTCCGTGAGCTGCGCGGTCGTGGTCGCCGCGGGCCGCGCGAGCGGGCTCGACGCCGCCGCCCGGGCCGCCGCGGCGCTCGTGCACGATCGCGCGCCCGCGGTCCGCTCGATCGGCGTCTCGTGGGGGCAGACGGTCCAGCGCACCGTCGCGCAGCTCGAGCCGCAGCGCCTGCGTCCCGCACCGCGCGTGCTGCCGCTCGTCGGCGGTCTCAGCATGCTCGACCAGACGGAGTCGGGCGACTCGGTCCAGCGTCTCCTGGCAGCACGGCTCGGGGCACGGCCGGAGCCGCTGTTCGCCCCTGCCCTGGTCGAGTCGGCCGCCGCCTCGGCCACACTGCAACGCGAGCCCTCGATCGCTCGCGTGCTCGCGGCCGCCGCCGGGGTCGAGCTCGCGCTCGTGGGGATCGGCTCGATGGGCCTGCACTCCTCGCCGCATCTGCTCGAGGGGATGGGGCTCACCGAGGCCGAGAGCGACCGGGTCCGCGCCCAGGAAGGCGCCGGCGACGTGTGCGGACGCTTCGTGGACGCGCACGGCGCTCCGCTCGGGCCACCGACGTCCGAGCGGGTGATCGCCGTGACGCTCGAGCAGCTGGCCCGCATCCCCGAAGTCGTCGGCGTCGCCGCCGGCGCCGAGAAGGCCCCCGGCGTGCGCGGGGTCCTGCGCACCGGCGTGCTCGACACGGTCGTGCTCGACGCCGCCCTCGCGCGCGCCGTCCTCGCGAGAGCCTGA
- a CDS encoding YbdD/YjiX family protein encodes MSAGVLAATGRRLPAVLREIRRVARGILGSDAYDVYLHHHAVTGCRHEPLSEREFWRRRYDEQGRRPEGRCC; translated from the coding sequence ATGAGCGCGGGGGTGCTCGCCGCGACCGGGCGCCGCCTGCCGGCGGTGCTGCGCGAGATCCGTCGTGTCGCGCGCGGGATCCTCGGCTCCGACGCCTATGACGTCTACCTGCACCATCACGCCGTGACCGGGTGCCGGCACGAGCCCCTCAGCGAGCGGGAGTTCTGGCGGCGCCGGTACGACGAGCAGGGGCGGCGTCCGGAGGGACGCTGCTGCTGA
- a CDS encoding DMT family transporter — MTRPASSHHAPLWALPAAMVGGVLGAVQSRINSRLGTDLHDGFTAAAISFGTGLVLLAVIAACSRPLRRDTAAFWRDLRAGDFPIPLALGGLGGAMFVLGQGLSVALIGVALFIVFVVAGQTVTGLVVDRAGLGPGGARPLTVRRLVGAALMVVAVALAMSGGVSASAPWYALALPMVAGIAMGLQQAVNGRVSQHAGSPWVATAANFVVGTAALVAGALVHALVTGHVPGPLPTNPLLYLGGVIGVAFIAMAARLAHPLGVLTLAMATIAGQIVGSVALDAAAPGTGGTLHAATVAGAALTLVAACVTAGVGSRRRTR, encoded by the coding sequence GTGACCCGCCCCGCCTCCTCCCACCACGCACCCCTCTGGGCGCTGCCGGCCGCCATGGTCGGCGGCGTGCTCGGCGCGGTGCAGTCGCGCATCAACTCCCGCCTGGGCACGGACCTCCACGACGGCTTCACGGCCGCCGCGATCTCGTTCGGCACCGGCCTCGTGCTGCTCGCGGTCATCGCGGCCTGCTCGCGTCCCCTGCGACGCGACACGGCGGCCTTCTGGCGCGACCTCCGTGCCGGGGACTTCCCGATCCCGCTCGCCCTGGGGGGCCTCGGCGGTGCGATGTTCGTGCTGGGCCAGGGCCTCTCGGTGGCGCTGATCGGGGTGGCGCTGTTCATCGTGTTCGTCGTCGCGGGCCAGACCGTCACGGGCCTCGTGGTCGACCGGGCGGGTCTCGGGCCCGGTGGCGCTCGGCCCCTCACGGTGCGGCGCCTCGTCGGTGCCGCGCTCATGGTCGTGGCGGTCGCGCTCGCGATGTCCGGCGGCGTCTCGGCCTCGGCGCCCTGGTACGCGCTCGCCCTGCCGATGGTCGCGGGCATCGCGATGGGGCTCCAGCAGGCGGTCAACGGCCGGGTCTCGCAGCACGCCGGGAGCCCGTGGGTCGCGACCGCCGCCAACTTCGTGGTCGGCACGGCCGCCCTCGTGGCCGGAGCGCTCGTGCACGCGCTCGTGACCGGGCACGTCCCCGGCCCGCTGCCCACGAACCCTCTGCTCTACCTGGGCGGGGTCATCGGGGTCGCCTTCATCGCGATGGCCGCGCGTCTCGCGCACCCGCTCGGCGTGCTGACCCTCGCGATGGCCACGATCGCGGGCCAGATCGTCGGCTCGGTGGCCCTCGACGCGGCCGCGCCGGGCACCGGCGGCACGCTGCACGCGGCGACCGTGGCGGGCGCGGCGCTCACCCTCGTCGCGGCGTGCGTGACCGCGGGGGTCGGGTCCCGGCGCCGGACCCGCTGA
- a CDS encoding glycoside hydrolase family 15 protein has product MSAPAPTATPIADHALLSDQRTAALVTREGTVDFLCMPRVDSAALLCSLLGDEDNGHWSLAIADGVVASRRYVEDTMVLETHWTSPTGTAVVTDLLVAAGSAAPTAEHADDVTDRADLVRHVRCTAGTVEVVQRLRIRFDYGATIPWLRTCTDTEGAPVLSAVAGSEAIALHGPALAPEGFSHAGRHRLAADEHTAWALTWHPSWAPIPVAPDVEAALTDTVEVWRDWLGGVDVHDRFAEPVRRSLLVLAALTHRRTGGIVAAPTTSLPEDFGGERNWDYRFCWLRDAALSLEALLAHGHVDAARRWRDWLLRAIAGDPRRMQIMYRVGGERYLAEHELDHLAGYAGSRPVRIGNGAVTQFQGDVVGEVMMALADLRAQGVDEDEWSWPLQRQLLDFAAEHVDDRDQGLWEMRGDPQYFTHSRVMVWAAFDRGIDAVERHGLTADDATVTRWRSLRSRLRAEILERGTDASGAFVQAYDGTEVDAALLQIPRTGFCAPDDPHMLATVARIEHELMTPEGLVLRYRPLGQDGVAGPEQSFLVCCFWLVMQYAGSGRDADARALMERVLACGNDLLLFSEEYDGAHGEMAGNFPQAFSHLGLIQAVDALTRPPRR; this is encoded by the coding sequence ATGAGCGCCCCCGCCCCGACCGCGACGCCGATCGCGGACCATGCCCTGCTGTCGGACCAGCGCACCGCCGCGCTCGTGACGCGCGAGGGCACGGTCGACTTCCTGTGCATGCCGCGCGTCGACTCCGCGGCGCTGCTGTGCTCCCTGCTCGGTGACGAGGACAACGGGCACTGGAGCCTCGCGATCGCGGACGGCGTCGTCGCCTCTCGCCGCTACGTCGAGGACACGATGGTGCTCGAGACGCACTGGACCTCCCCCACCGGCACGGCCGTCGTGACCGACCTGCTCGTGGCCGCGGGCTCGGCAGCCCCGACAGCAGAGCACGCCGACGACGTCACCGACCGCGCCGACCTCGTGCGCCACGTGCGCTGCACGGCGGGCACCGTCGAGGTGGTCCAGCGCCTGCGCATCCGCTTCGACTACGGGGCGACGATCCCGTGGCTGCGCACGTGCACCGACACCGAGGGCGCACCCGTGCTCTCGGCCGTCGCGGGCTCCGAGGCCATCGCCCTCCACGGTCCGGCGCTCGCCCCCGAGGGCTTCTCCCACGCGGGGCGCCATCGCCTCGCCGCCGACGAGCACACGGCATGGGCCCTGACCTGGCACCCCTCGTGGGCACCGATCCCCGTCGCGCCCGATGTCGAGGCCGCGCTCACGGACACCGTCGAGGTCTGGCGCGACTGGCTGGGCGGCGTCGACGTGCACGACCGCTTCGCGGAGCCCGTGCGGCGCTCGCTGCTCGTGCTCGCGGCGCTCACCCACCGCCGCACGGGAGGGATCGTCGCCGCGCCCACGACCTCCCTGCCCGAGGACTTCGGCGGCGAGCGCAACTGGGACTACCGTTTCTGCTGGCTGCGTGACGCGGCCCTGTCGCTCGAGGCGCTGCTCGCGCACGGGCACGTCGACGCGGCGCGGCGCTGGCGCGACTGGCTGCTGCGGGCGATCGCCGGGGACCCGCGCCGCATGCAGATCATGTACCGCGTCGGCGGGGAGCGGTACCTCGCCGAGCACGAGCTCGACCACCTCGCCGGGTACGCCGGGTCACGGCCCGTACGGATCGGCAACGGAGCCGTCACCCAGTTCCAGGGCGACGTCGTGGGCGAGGTGATGATGGCGCTCGCGGACCTGCGCGCACAGGGTGTCGACGAGGACGAGTGGTCCTGGCCGCTCCAGCGCCAGCTGCTCGACTTCGCGGCCGAACACGTCGACGACCGCGACCAGGGGCTGTGGGAGATGCGCGGCGATCCGCAGTACTTCACGCATTCGCGCGTCATGGTCTGGGCGGCCTTCGACCGCGGCATCGACGCGGTCGAGCGGCACGGCCTGACCGCCGACGACGCGACCGTGACCCGCTGGCGCTCGCTGCGCTCCCGTCTGCGCGCGGAGATCCTCGAACGGGGCACGGACGCGTCGGGGGCCTTCGTCCAGGCCTACGACGGCACCGAGGTCGACGCGGCGCTCCTGCAGATCCCCCGGACGGGGTTCTGCGCGCCCGACGACCCGCACATGCTCGCGACCGTCGCACGGATCGAGCACGAGCTGATGACACCCGAGGGCCTCGTCCTGCGGTATCGGCCGCTGGGCCAGGACGGCGTCGCCGGGCCCGAGCAGTCCTTCCTCGTGTGCTGCTTCTGGCTCGTCATGCAGTATGCGGGCTCGGGGCGCGACGCGGACGCGCGGGCCCTCATGGAGCGCGTGCTCGCGTGCGGCAACGACCTGCTGCTCTTCTCCGAGGAGTACGACGGGGCGCACGGCGAGATGGCGGGCAACTTCCCGCAGGCCTTCAGCCATCTCGGGCTGATCCAGGCCGTCGACGCGCTCACCCGCCCACCCCGGCGATAG
- a CDS encoding sodium:solute symporter family protein, translating into MVSVRLDAHWIDYLIVALYFVFVLGVGWYAKRGVSNSIEFFLSGRSLPAWVTGLAFISANLGAVEVMGMSATGAQYGFPTMNYFWVGAIPAMLFLGVVMMPFYYGSKVRSVPEFMRMRFGTGAHLVNSISFAVAQLLIAGVNLSLLATIVNRLLGWPMWVGLVLAAAFVLFYITVGGLSAAIYNEVLQFFVIVAALLPLTLIGLHRVGGWNGLKERVGADGMLGAEQLHTWPGEQLSGFANPVLSIIGIVFGLGFVLSFGYWTTNFVEVQRAMASKDITSARMTPIIGAFPKMFVPFIVIIPGMIAAVLVTDLKEFKQLSFAKDAAAGDMGISYNDALLLLMRDVLPNGLLGVAIAGLLAAFMAGMAANISAFNTVVSYDLWQQYVRKDKPDQHYIRVGRIATAAACVIAIFTALIAASFSNLMDYLQTLFGFFNAPLFATFILGMFWKRMTPAAGWTGLVAGTVSAMVLWGGSTFGHWFDLGAGQGLAFLSAATAFVVDIVVSVLVTLRTRPKPVHELKGLVYSETPQADLVDPDEKQLPIYGRPVPMALLALGLVIVLNVLFA; encoded by the coding sequence ATGGTCTCGGTCAGACTCGACGCGCACTGGATCGACTACCTGATCGTCGCGCTGTACTTCGTCTTCGTCCTCGGTGTCGGCTGGTACGCCAAGCGCGGCGTCTCCAACTCGATCGAGTTCTTCCTCTCGGGCCGGTCGCTGCCGGCCTGGGTCACGGGTCTCGCGTTCATCTCGGCCAACCTCGGCGCCGTCGAGGTCATGGGCATGTCCGCGACGGGCGCCCAGTACGGCTTCCCGACCATGAACTACTTCTGGGTCGGCGCGATCCCGGCGATGCTGTTCCTGGGCGTCGTGATGATGCCCTTCTACTACGGCTCGAAGGTGCGCAGCGTCCCGGAGTTCATGCGCATGCGCTTCGGCACGGGCGCCCACCTCGTCAACTCGATCAGCTTCGCCGTGGCCCAGCTGCTCATCGCGGGCGTGAACCTCTCGCTGCTCGCGACGATCGTCAACCGCCTGCTGGGCTGGCCGATGTGGGTGGGCCTCGTGCTCGCCGCGGCCTTCGTGCTGTTCTACATCACCGTCGGCGGCCTCTCGGCGGCCATCTACAACGAGGTCCTGCAGTTCTTCGTGATCGTCGCGGCGCTGCTGCCGCTGACCCTGATCGGGCTGCACCGCGTAGGCGGCTGGAACGGCCTCAAGGAGCGGGTCGGGGCGGACGGCATGCTCGGCGCCGAGCAGCTGCACACGTGGCCCGGCGAGCAGCTCTCGGGCTTCGCCAACCCCGTGCTGTCGATCATCGGCATCGTGTTCGGCCTGGGGTTCGTGCTGTCCTTCGGCTACTGGACCACCAACTTCGTCGAGGTGCAGCGCGCGATGGCGTCCAAGGACATCACCTCGGCGCGCATGACGCCGATCATCGGGGCGTTCCCCAAGATGTTCGTGCCCTTCATCGTGATCATCCCCGGCATGATCGCGGCCGTCCTGGTCACCGACCTCAAGGAGTTCAAGCAGCTGTCGTTCGCGAAGGACGCGGCGGCGGGAGACATGGGCATCTCCTACAACGACGCCCTGCTCCTGCTCATGCGCGACGTGCTGCCCAACGGCCTGCTGGGCGTCGCGATCGCGGGTCTGCTCGCGGCGTTCATGGCCGGCATGGCCGCGAACATCTCGGCGTTCAACACCGTGGTCAGCTACGACCTGTGGCAGCAGTACGTCCGTAAGGACAAGCCCGACCAGCACTACATCCGTGTCGGCCGCATCGCGACGGCCGCGGCGTGCGTGATCGCGATCTTCACGGCGCTCATCGCGGCCTCGTTCTCGAACCTGATGGACTACCTGCAGACCCTGTTCGGGTTCTTCAACGCGCCGCTGTTCGCGACGTTCATCCTCGGCATGTTCTGGAAGCGCATGACCCCGGCGGCCGGCTGGACCGGCCTGGTCGCGGGCACCGTCTCGGCGATGGTGCTGTGGGGCGGGTCGACGTTCGGCCACTGGTTCGATCTCGGCGCCGGCCAGGGCCTCGCCTTCCTGTCGGCGGCGACGGCCTTCGTGGTCGACATCGTCGTCTCCGTCCTCGTCACGCTCCGCACGCGGCCCAAGCCCGTCCATGAGCTCAAGGGTCTCGTGTACTCCGAGACCCCGCAGGCCGATCTCGTCGACCCCGACGAGAAGCAGCTGCCGATCTACGGGCGTCCCGTGCCGATGGCGCTGCTCGCCCTCGGCCTCGTCATCGTCCTGAACGTCCTGTTCGCCTGA
- a CDS encoding glycoside hydrolase family 15 protein, which yields MSSPSRRRVLRTALGIGGAAVVATTAAADPDREHWALDSLWTETAVLTAPGRRVAVTPGSAGAIPGTRIAIDAEPLAALEDDERAVREAVEAAAAAHDLAPARHDLLLGAALDLHVLSAGLAAPVAAWSRGWWFVWPRDSAHVALAFARLGLTDRAAGIVRELARLCGPDGWFEARYVPGTTTPPDARRRQLDGTGWYLWALDEVAAAEPALREEDAVALAARRCTTLLLELTNGATPMPPASPDYWERNEARPTIATCALVAVGLERGARQAEATGDEALAARARERARELRALVRSRFGPTGYSRYAGRAGADAGMLFLLPPYALEDDPDVRSHLDAARTAMARPAGGVAPGALWRRDGITWTPQTAMFAQATGAAELLDWLAGHRTASGSLPEKVIATGRPAAVAPLAWTAALVASALLSSSVPPDAAPARRTGAARTPAR from the coding sequence ATGTCCTCCCCGTCGCGCCGCCGGGTGCTGCGCACCGCGCTCGGGATCGGCGGTGCCGCCGTCGTCGCGACGACCGCGGCCGCGGACCCCGACCGGGAGCACTGGGCGCTCGACTCCCTGTGGACCGAGACGGCCGTGCTCACCGCGCCCGGCCGGCGCGTCGCCGTGACGCCGGGCTCCGCGGGCGCGATCCCGGGCACCCGGATCGCCATCGACGCCGAACCGCTCGCGGCCCTCGAGGACGACGAGCGCGCCGTGCGCGAGGCCGTCGAGGCCGCGGCCGCCGCGCACGACCTCGCCCCCGCCCGCCACGACCTGCTGCTGGGCGCCGCACTCGACCTGCACGTGCTCTCCGCGGGGCTCGCCGCGCCCGTCGCCGCGTGGTCGAGGGGCTGGTGGTTCGTCTGGCCGCGCGACAGCGCCCACGTGGCCCTCGCGTTCGCCCGGCTCGGCCTCACGGATCGGGCCGCCGGCATCGTGCGGGAGCTCGCGCGGCTGTGCGGGCCCGACGGCTGGTTCGAGGCGCGCTACGTGCCCGGCACGACCACCCCGCCCGACGCCCGACGCCGCCAGCTCGACGGGACCGGCTGGTACCTGTGGGCGCTCGACGAGGTCGCCGCGGCCGAGCCCGCCCTGCGCGAGGAGGACGCGGTCGCCCTCGCCGCCCGGCGCTGCACGACGCTCCTGCTCGAGCTCACGAACGGCGCGACCCCGATGCCGCCCGCCTCGCCCGACTACTGGGAGCGGAACGAGGCCCGCCCGACGATCGCGACGTGCGCGCTCGTCGCGGTCGGGCTCGAGCGCGGCGCCCGCCAGGCCGAGGCGACCGGCGACGAGGCCCTCGCCGCGCGGGCCCGGGAGCGGGCCCGCGAGCTGCGCGCCCTCGTGCGGAGCCGCTTCGGCCCCACCGGCTACTCCCGCTACGCCGGGCGCGCGGGGGCGGACGCGGGCATGCTCTTCCTGCTGCCGCCGTACGCGCTCGAGGACGACCCGGACGTGCGGAGCCACCTCGACGCGGCGCGGACGGCGATGGCGCGTCCGGCCGGCGGGGTCGCGCCGGGAGCGCTGTGGCGTCGCGACGGGATCACCTGGACACCGCAGACGGCGATGTTCGCGCAGGCCACCGGGGCGGCAGAGCTCCTGGACTGGCTCGCCGGCCACCGCACTGCGAGCGGGTCGCTCCCGGAGAAGGTGATCGCGACGGGACGTCCCGCCGCGGTCGCGCCGCTCGCGTGGACCGCCGCGCTCGTGGCCTCGGCCCTGCTCAGCAGCAGCGTCCCTCCGGACGCCGCCCCTGCTCGTCGTACCGGCGCCGCCAGAACTCCCGCTCGCTGA
- a CDS encoding NUDIX domain-containing protein — protein sequence MTDDGSDASPVHRPPRVGVRAAVVRDGAILLNHYRTAEGDVYDLPGGGQDHGETQDEALVRECLEETGARMRPYGLACLYEMMTDRALRTGASIEPFHQLNVVRWCGLEPGEEPGLGTVPDEHQVGVAWVPVERLDEVDVRPREVAAWLMADPSSRPTWLGTL from the coding sequence GTGACCGACGACGGCAGCGACGCCTCGCCCGTGCACCGGCCCCCGCGGGTCGGGGTGCGGGCGGCCGTCGTGCGCGACGGTGCGATCCTCCTGAACCACTACCGCACCGCCGAGGGCGACGTCTACGACCTGCCGGGCGGCGGCCAGGACCACGGGGAGACGCAGGACGAGGCGCTCGTGCGCGAGTGCCTCGAGGAGACGGGCGCGCGCATGCGGCCCTACGGCCTCGCGTGCCTCTACGAGATGATGACCGATCGCGCGCTGCGCACGGGCGCCTCGATCGAGCCCTTCCACCAGCTCAACGTCGTGCGCTGGTGCGGTCTCGAACCCGGCGAGGAGCCGGGCCTGGGCACCGTGCCCGACGAGCACCAGGTGGGCGTGGCCTGGGTGCCGGTCGAGCGGCTCGACGAGGTCGACGTGCGGCCGCGCGAGGTCGCCGCGTGGCTCATGGCCGATCCGAGCAGCCGGCCCACCTGGCTCGGGACTCTCTGA